In Syngnathus typhle isolate RoL2023-S1 ecotype Sweden linkage group LG14, RoL_Styp_1.0, whole genome shotgun sequence, one genomic interval encodes:
- the tmed5 gene encoding transmembrane emp24 domain-containing protein 5 → MATVRLLTYVASVLLVVVFERFSALAAFSQSLDSDFTFTLPAGRKECFYQTMKKDASLEIEYQVLDGAGLDVDFYISSPSGQILYSDHHKSDGMHTVETEDGDYMFCFDNTFSSVSEKLVFFELILDNMDADDEPEDWKDYVHGTDVLDMKLEDIMDTINSVKSRLGKSSQIQTMLRAFEARDRNLQESNYDRVNFWSLVNLAVMMLVSGVQVYLVRSLFEDKRKICT, encoded by the exons ATGGCCACGGTGCGGCTGTTAACTTATGTGGCGTCGGTGTTACTAGTCGTGGTGTTTGAGAGGTTCTCGGCGCTGGCCGCCTTCTCGCAGTCCCTGGACAGCGACTTCACGTTCACTCTGCCCGCCGGTCGCAAGGAATGTTTCTACCAGACTATGAAGAAAGACGCCTCGTTGGAAATAGAATATCAG GTATTGGATGGCGCAGGCTTGGACGTGGATTTCTACATCTCCTCTCCATCTGGTCAGATTCTTTACAGCGACCATCACAAGTCAGACGGAATGCACAC CGTGGAGACAGAAGACGGCGACTACATGTTCTGCTTCGACAACACCTTCAGCAGCGTTTCAGAGAAGCTGGTCTTCTTTGAGCTCATCCTGGACAACATGGATGCCGACGATGAGCCCGAAGATTGGAAGGACTACGTGCACGGCACTGACGTGTTGGATATGAAGCTGGAGGATATTATG GACACCATCAACAGCGTGAAGTCGCGGCTGGGCAAGAGCTCGCAGATCCAGACCATGCTGCGCGCCTTCGAAGCCCGCGACCGCAACCTGCAGGAGAGCAACTACGACCGGGTCAACTTTTGGTCGCTGGTCAACCTGGCGGTCATGATGCTGGTGTCGGGCGTGCAGGTCTACTTGGTGCGCTCGCTCTTCGAGGACAAGAGGAAGATTTGCACGTAA
- the LOC133166416 gene encoding uncharacterized protein LOC133166416 isoform X1, with protein MVNYRFKYWWLQDKRFKAWLKPVEGNAYIAHCALCNKILRVGSAGTKALECHRKSGNHKAIMERRQKISLFGPTSGAAASSSRATPRAFPPGSPPTPKAEVLRPFYKIISEKTAMDDDDNVRWMCSEHQKMWMMTELQDLGLWPGCRPVHRAGNALSLWRSPPQPELVHPEAELPSPHIFQLHPFFIWKPEDEIMVSLRSTYRLPCLHGCPQTQIVSAGEGRPRAIVGTGGQYYILSSQLRCEICRKCWFADNPRWLEKLPERVTNILPALVTSKQAICKTVLDELRCTSKSPSDMMGQLNAILHLRYERAHLAYLHAVENAPRGDDTPQSFGSYEEPEGWCGVSVTDRYLKDCFVEGCVRQEQAIDKLLQGTFSQVFRSDHTRKPVEMEPASVQVVMKPTNVPPVDVKPESVPLVKMEPDSVPMKPPLSVTPPAQTQLDVANTPEQFFKQFLESGYFQKEMEEAWCQVKMKAGKKRKRKQTWLMGRLCCFCRHPLKEGPESPHVHTTFPGHAGKYIYCPSKVYNLYKDKGMDKKMTWVEFQASPFYDTEWQRWIDSVDRTGHCPLTPNVHPPSSFSASTSPRNSGMD; from the exons ATGGTTAACTACAGGTTTAAATATTGGTGGTTGCAGGACAAACGGTTCAAAGCATGGTTGAAGCCGGTGGAGGGAAATGCATATATAGCACACTGCGCTTTATGCAATAAAATCCTGAGAGTTGGATCAGCGGGAACCAAAGCATTGGAATGCCATCGCAAATCGGGAAATCACAAGGCGATTATGGAACGCCGACAGAAAATTAGCCTCTTCGGGCCCACATCGGGAGCTGCAGCATCGAGTTCCAGAGCGACTCCACGAGCCTTCCCACCAGGATCTCCACCCACACCAAAAGCGGAGGTCCTACGACCTTTTTACAAG ATTATATCTGAAAAAACGGCgatggatgatgatgataatgtgaGGTGGATGTGTTCAGAACATCAGAAGATGTGGATGATGACGGAGCTGCAGGATCTGGGGCTGTGGCCGGGATGTCGCCCGGTGCACAGAGCGGGCAACGCCCTCTCTCTGTGGCGTTCCCCCCCGCAGCCGGAGCTCGTCCACCCCGAGGCGGAGCTGCCGTCTCCACATATCTTCCAGCTCCATCCTTTCTTCATTTGGAAACCCGAGGACGAGATTATGGTCAGCTTGAGGAGCACGTACCGGTTGCCTTGTCTGCACGGCTGTCCTCAGACACAG ATCGTGTCCGCTGGTGAGGGACGACCCCGAGCAATCGTCGGCACCGGAGGGCAGTATTACATCCTGTCTTCCCAACTCCGCTGTGAGATCTGCCGCAAATGCTGGTTCGCAGACAATCCACGGTGGCTGGAGAAACTGCCCGAGCGTGTCACCAACATCTTGCCGGCTTTGGTGACCTCCAAACAAGCTATATGCAAGACGGTCTTAGATGAGCTGCGTTGCACCAGCAAGTCGCCGTCAGACATGATGGGCCAACTGAACGCGATACTGCACCTGAGGTACGAGCGTGCTCATCTGGCTTATCTCCACGCCGTGGAGAATGCGCCGAGGGGGGACGACACTCCGCAGTCGTTTGGCTCATACGAGGAGCCCGAAGGTTGGTGCGGCGTGTCTGTGACCGATCGCTACCTGAAGGACTGCTTCGTCGAAGGGTGCGTGCGACAGGAACAAGCCATCGACAAACTGCTCCAGGGCACCTTCAGCCAAGTCTTCAGGTCGGACCATACAAGGAAACCAGTGGAGATGGAGCCCGCAAGTGTTCAAGTGGTGATGAAGCCGACCAACGTTCCACCGGTAGATGTCAAGCCAGAGAGCGTTCCACTGGTGAAGATGGAGCCGGACAGCGTTCCAATGAAGCCGCCGCTGTCCGTCACGCCACCGGCCCAGACGCAGCTGGATGTCGCTAATACGCCCGAGCAGTTCTTCAAACAGTTTTTGGAGTCCGGGTATTTCCAGAAGGAAATGGAGGAAGCCTGGTGTCAGGTGAAAATGAAGGctgggaagaagaggaaaagaaaacagaCTTGGCTGATGGGTCGTCTATGTTGTTTCTGCCGCCATCCGCTGAAAGAAGGACCCGAAAGCCCTCACGTTCACACGACCTTCCCGGGTCATGCGGGCAAATATATTTACTGCCCGAGCAAAGTTTACAATCTGTACAAGGACAAGGGCATGGACAAGAAGATGACCTGGGTGGAATTTCAGGCATCGCCTTTCTATGACACAGAGTGGCAGCGATGGATTGACAGTGTGGACAGGACTGGGCATTGTCCTTTGACCCCTAACGTCCACCCGCCCTCCTCTTTTTCAGCTTCCACCAGTCCCAGAAATTCAGGGATGGATTGA
- the LOC133166416 gene encoding uncharacterized protein LOC133166416 isoform X2, with translation MDDDDNVRWMCSEHQKMWMMTELQDLGLWPGCRPVHRAGNALSLWRSPPQPELVHPEAELPSPHIFQLHPFFIWKPEDEIMVSLRSTYRLPCLHGCPQTQIVSAGEGRPRAIVGTGGQYYILSSQLRCEICRKCWFADNPRWLEKLPERVTNILPALVTSKQAICKTVLDELRCTSKSPSDMMGQLNAILHLRYERAHLAYLHAVENAPRGDDTPQSFGSYEEPEGWCGVSVTDRYLKDCFVEGCVRQEQAIDKLLQGTFSQVFRSDHTRKPVEMEPASVQVVMKPTNVPPVDVKPESVPLVKMEPDSVPMKPPLSVTPPAQTQLDVANTPEQFFKQFLESGYFQKEMEEAWCQVKMKAGKKRKRKQTWLMGRLCCFCRHPLKEGPESPHVHTTFPGHAGKYIYCPSKVYNLYKDKGMDKKMTWVEFQASPFYDTEWQRWIDSVDRTGHCPLTPNVHPPSSFSASTSPRNSGMD, from the exons atggatgatgatgataatgtgaGGTGGATGTGTTCAGAACATCAGAAGATGTGGATGATGACGGAGCTGCAGGATCTGGGGCTGTGGCCGGGATGTCGCCCGGTGCACAGAGCGGGCAACGCCCTCTCTCTGTGGCGTTCCCCCCCGCAGCCGGAGCTCGTCCACCCCGAGGCGGAGCTGCCGTCTCCACATATCTTCCAGCTCCATCCTTTCTTCATTTGGAAACCCGAGGACGAGATTATGGTCAGCTTGAGGAGCACGTACCGGTTGCCTTGTCTGCACGGCTGTCCTCAGACACAG ATCGTGTCCGCTGGTGAGGGACGACCCCGAGCAATCGTCGGCACCGGAGGGCAGTATTACATCCTGTCTTCCCAACTCCGCTGTGAGATCTGCCGCAAATGCTGGTTCGCAGACAATCCACGGTGGCTGGAGAAACTGCCCGAGCGTGTCACCAACATCTTGCCGGCTTTGGTGACCTCCAAACAAGCTATATGCAAGACGGTCTTAGATGAGCTGCGTTGCACCAGCAAGTCGCCGTCAGACATGATGGGCCAACTGAACGCGATACTGCACCTGAGGTACGAGCGTGCTCATCTGGCTTATCTCCACGCCGTGGAGAATGCGCCGAGGGGGGACGACACTCCGCAGTCGTTTGGCTCATACGAGGAGCCCGAAGGTTGGTGCGGCGTGTCTGTGACCGATCGCTACCTGAAGGACTGCTTCGTCGAAGGGTGCGTGCGACAGGAACAAGCCATCGACAAACTGCTCCAGGGCACCTTCAGCCAAGTCTTCAGGTCGGACCATACAAGGAAACCAGTGGAGATGGAGCCCGCAAGTGTTCAAGTGGTGATGAAGCCGACCAACGTTCCACCGGTAGATGTCAAGCCAGAGAGCGTTCCACTGGTGAAGATGGAGCCGGACAGCGTTCCAATGAAGCCGCCGCTGTCCGTCACGCCACCGGCCCAGACGCAGCTGGATGTCGCTAATACGCCCGAGCAGTTCTTCAAACAGTTTTTGGAGTCCGGGTATTTCCAGAAGGAAATGGAGGAAGCCTGGTGTCAGGTGAAAATGAAGGctgggaagaagaggaaaagaaaacagaCTTGGCTGATGGGTCGTCTATGTTGTTTCTGCCGCCATCCGCTGAAAGAAGGACCCGAAAGCCCTCACGTTCACACGACCTTCCCGGGTCATGCGGGCAAATATATTTACTGCCCGAGCAAAGTTTACAATCTGTACAAGGACAAGGGCATGGACAAGAAGATGACCTGGGTGGAATTTCAGGCATCGCCTTTCTATGACACAGAGTGGCAGCGATGGATTGACAGTGTGGACAGGACTGGGCATTGTCCTTTGACCCCTAACGTCCACCCGCCCTCCTCTTTTTCAGCTTCCACCAGTCCCAGAAATTCAGGGATGGATTGA
- the LOC133166416 gene encoding uncharacterized protein LOC133166416 isoform X3: protein MWMMTELQDLGLWPGCRPVHRAGNALSLWRSPPQPELVHPEAELPSPHIFQLHPFFIWKPEDEIMVSLRSTYRLPCLHGCPQTQIVSAGEGRPRAIVGTGGQYYILSSQLRCEICRKCWFADNPRWLEKLPERVTNILPALVTSKQAICKTVLDELRCTSKSPSDMMGQLNAILHLRYERAHLAYLHAVENAPRGDDTPQSFGSYEEPEGWCGVSVTDRYLKDCFVEGCVRQEQAIDKLLQGTFSQVFRSDHTRKPVEMEPASVQVVMKPTNVPPVDVKPESVPLVKMEPDSVPMKPPLSVTPPAQTQLDVANTPEQFFKQFLESGYFQKEMEEAWCQVKMKAGKKRKRKQTWLMGRLCCFCRHPLKEGPESPHVHTTFPGHAGKYIYCPSKVYNLYKDKGMDKKMTWVEFQASPFYDTEWQRWIDSVDRTGHCPLTPNVHPPSSFSASTSPRNSGMD, encoded by the exons ATGTGGATGATGACGGAGCTGCAGGATCTGGGGCTGTGGCCGGGATGTCGCCCGGTGCACAGAGCGGGCAACGCCCTCTCTCTGTGGCGTTCCCCCCCGCAGCCGGAGCTCGTCCACCCCGAGGCGGAGCTGCCGTCTCCACATATCTTCCAGCTCCATCCTTTCTTCATTTGGAAACCCGAGGACGAGATTATGGTCAGCTTGAGGAGCACGTACCGGTTGCCTTGTCTGCACGGCTGTCCTCAGACACAG ATCGTGTCCGCTGGTGAGGGACGACCCCGAGCAATCGTCGGCACCGGAGGGCAGTATTACATCCTGTCTTCCCAACTCCGCTGTGAGATCTGCCGCAAATGCTGGTTCGCAGACAATCCACGGTGGCTGGAGAAACTGCCCGAGCGTGTCACCAACATCTTGCCGGCTTTGGTGACCTCCAAACAAGCTATATGCAAGACGGTCTTAGATGAGCTGCGTTGCACCAGCAAGTCGCCGTCAGACATGATGGGCCAACTGAACGCGATACTGCACCTGAGGTACGAGCGTGCTCATCTGGCTTATCTCCACGCCGTGGAGAATGCGCCGAGGGGGGACGACACTCCGCAGTCGTTTGGCTCATACGAGGAGCCCGAAGGTTGGTGCGGCGTGTCTGTGACCGATCGCTACCTGAAGGACTGCTTCGTCGAAGGGTGCGTGCGACAGGAACAAGCCATCGACAAACTGCTCCAGGGCACCTTCAGCCAAGTCTTCAGGTCGGACCATACAAGGAAACCAGTGGAGATGGAGCCCGCAAGTGTTCAAGTGGTGATGAAGCCGACCAACGTTCCACCGGTAGATGTCAAGCCAGAGAGCGTTCCACTGGTGAAGATGGAGCCGGACAGCGTTCCAATGAAGCCGCCGCTGTCCGTCACGCCACCGGCCCAGACGCAGCTGGATGTCGCTAATACGCCCGAGCAGTTCTTCAAACAGTTTTTGGAGTCCGGGTATTTCCAGAAGGAAATGGAGGAAGCCTGGTGTCAGGTGAAAATGAAGGctgggaagaagaggaaaagaaaacagaCTTGGCTGATGGGTCGTCTATGTTGTTTCTGCCGCCATCCGCTGAAAGAAGGACCCGAAAGCCCTCACGTTCACACGACCTTCCCGGGTCATGCGGGCAAATATATTTACTGCCCGAGCAAAGTTTACAATCTGTACAAGGACAAGGGCATGGACAAGAAGATGACCTGGGTGGAATTTCAGGCATCGCCTTTCTATGACACAGAGTGGCAGCGATGGATTGACAGTGTGGACAGGACTGGGCATTGTCCTTTGACCCCTAACGTCCACCCGCCCTCCTCTTTTTCAGCTTCCACCAGTCCCAGAAATTCAGGGATGGATTGA
- the pigc gene encoding phosphatidylinositol N-acetylglucosaminyltransferase subunit C, whose translation MGPDDGPGAAVAWRKVLWERQPYPDNYVDRRFLEELRRNEGIRQYRYWAVVRESCLVGQQLSCVAIFITLWLYMEQGLLSPETLLLISLASSLLGYGLYQALASQAEPVLQPRTHSDDLQSAAIFLSFIFGFSPVLKTLTESVSTDTVYAMSAVMLLAHLVSFPYTHPSPLGSLSLNAALFASVCLASRLPGALHTFTMLSCALLVFALWPCLLRRVKNGAPRHFAAVCAGVCAAGVGGLASRWPGGALILALAVASVILLCPWLLIRLQRHKDNIQGPWDEAEIREDLSRFLQ comes from the exons ATGGGGCCAGACGACGGCCCGGGTGCAGCCGTCGCCTGGAGGAAGGTCCTGTGGGAGCGCCAGCCGTACCCGGATAACTACGTGGACCGACGCTTCCTGGAAGAGCTCCGAAGGAATGAGGGAATCCGTCAGTATCGTTACTGGGCTGTGGTGCGAGAGTCATGCTTGGTGGGGCAGCAGCTTTCCTGCGTGGCTATTTTCATCACCCTCTGGCTCTACATGGAGCAG GGCCTCCTGTCCCCAGAGACCCTCCTGCTTATCAGCCTAGCGAGCTCCTTGCTGGGCTACGGACTGTACCAAGCCCTCGCGTCTCAGGCGGAACCAGTTCTCCAACCTCGGACTCATTCGGATGACTTACAGAGCGCCGCAATCTTCCTGTCTTTCATCTTTGGCTTCTCGCCCGTGCTAAAAACGCTCACAGAGTCGGTCAGCACGGACACAGTCTACGCCATGTCGGCCGTCATGCTGCTGGCTCACCTGGTGTCCTTCCCTTACACCCATCCCTCACCTCTGGGCAGCCTGTCCCTCAACGCAGCCTTGTTTGCATCTGTGTGTCTGGCCTCCCGCCTCCCGGGCGCCCTGCATACCTTCACCATGCTCAGCTGCGCTCTCCTGGTCTTCGCCCTTTGGCCCTGCCTACTGAGGCGGGTGAAGAACGGGGCCCCGCGTCACTTTGCCGCCGTGTGCGCCGGGGTGTGCGCGGCGGGCGTAGGGGGGCTGGCGTCGCGCTGGCCCGGCGGGGCGCTCATCCTGGCGCTGGCCGTGGCCAGCGTGATTCTCCTCTGCCCCTGGCTGCTGATCCGCTTGCAGAGGCACAAGGACAACATCCAAGGGCCGTGGGATGAGGCGGAGATCCGCGAGGACCTCAGCCGCTTCCTCCAATAA